The Streptomyces sp. 11x1 genomic sequence TTCCCGTCGTCGCCCGAAGGGCGGCCCCGCGGCGTCGTGGGGGTACCTCCCGGTCGAGCGCAGCCGAGAGCACGTGCAGGGCGTCGCGGGGCAGACGGGAATGTGACGACAGGGCCTAGATGCCGTCGGCCCCCCGCAGGTTGCCCAGGGTCGCGTTCGTGTCGTTCTTGAGCCAGTCGACGACGTCGTCCACGTCCGGCATGGTCACGTCGTCGTAGCTGGAACCGTAGGCGCTCCACCGCATCTCGTACGTCATCCAGCCGTCGCGCACCGCGAGGGTGGCCGACCGGCTGCCGCTGGTGTCGTCGCCCGAGGTGGTGTCCTCGGTGATGACGTAGGCCTCGTCCCCGAAGCCGTCGACCTTCTCGACCTCGTAGTCCTCGTAGCGCTGGTCGTACTCGGACCACATGGCGGTGAACTCGGGACCGGGGTCGGTCTTCTTGTGCAGGTCGATCTGGACCGAGAAGTACGCGTCGGAGAGCGTGGAGGTCGAGGACTCCTTCAGGGAGATGCTGCAGTAGCTCTGGTCGAGGGCCGCGTGCTCCAGGGAGTTGTTGACCGGGGCGTCGTCCTCCTCCGGGTACTCGTTCTTGAAGGACGAGTAGTCCACGGACGGGCAGATGTCCGACTTGGCCCGGTAGCCGCGCAGGTCGGCCTCCGTCTCGTCCTTGCCGAGCAGGAACACCCCGCCGGCCCAGGCCGCCGAGGCCACCGCCGCGCCGACCAGCGCCCACAGCACGGCCCGCCCGCCGGCACCCGTGGCGGGCGGTGCGCCGAGGGGCGGGTAGCCACCCGGCGGGTAACCGCTCGGCGGGTAGCCACCCGGCGGCTGGCCGTACGGGTTCGCCTGGGCGGCCACGGGGGCGACCGGAGGGCCGTAGCCGGCTGGGGGCTGGGGGCTCGCCGCCGGGGACTGCGGATCGGGGTAGGGGTAGGCGCTGGGGACGGCCGCCTGCGTCGGGGCCTGCGCCTGCGCGGGCTGGGCCGGTATCTCGGCCTGGGTGGGTGTCTGCGGCGGGGGTGCCGACGGGGACGCGGACGGCTGGTCCTGCGGCTGTGGCTGTGCCGGTGCACCCTCGGGGCGTTCGGTCATCGGGTTCTCCTCGGTCGTGGTGGACGGGGTGCTGCGGCGGAGCCGGGTCGCCCCGCGGGGCCGCGGGACGGGGCGGCGGGGTGTCGTGGTCGAACACGTGGAGGAGGAATACCCACGGCCGGATCCCTTCCATGCGGCCCCACCGCCCCCGGACGCACCTGCGGATCCGAGGCTTCCAGAACGCCTGCCGCACGGTCGTCCGTAGAACTACGCACCCTGGTTACGGAACCTGGCGCGCCGGCCCGGGCACGCCCCGGCACGGCGGCCGTCCTGGGGCGGCCGTCCGCGCCCGGTGCTTTCATGGGAGGCATGACCAGCAGAAGTGTCGTCGTCGAGCGACGGGTGGCCGCTTCCCAGGGCCGGGTGTGGGAGGCCGTGACGGACCTCGGCGGTATGGATCGGATGCTCAGTGGTGTCATGAGGGTCGAGGTCCTCACGGACGGGGGCTTCGGGGTGGGCACTCGGTGGCGGGAGACCCGTCGTATGTTCGGCACGGACGCCACCGAGGAGATGTGGGTGACCGTCAGCGAGCCACCCGAGCGCTATGTGGTGGAGGCCGAATCGCACGGCTCCCGCTATGTCTCGGAGTGGGTGCTGCGGGCCGACGGACCGGGGGCGACGACGATCGTGACGACCTTCTCCGCCCGACCGACCGGCACCGTCGCGGGTCTGCTCGCCAGGATCATGGGCCCCCTGGGCGCCCGTGCCGTCCGCAAGGCGATCGCGAAGGACCTGGACGACGTCGCCGGGTGGGTGGAGGGCCGCAGGGGCTGAGCCGCGCGGCCCTCGGTCACCGGGCCCGGGTGCGCGTCAGGAGTTCAGGCCGTAGCCCGAGGTCACATAGGCGCACTCCGTGTAGATGTAGCCGGACTCCAGCTTGGCCGTGTCGGAGGCGGCGCTGGAGGCGTTGTCGCCCTTCGGCTTGTGGAGGAAGTACGTGGTGCCGACGGGCAGGCTGATCGTGCGCTGCGGGTACTTGTCGTTGCCGCTGCACGGCTTGAAGCTGGAGACCAGGGTGCTGCTCCAGTCGTAGCTGGTGCAGGTGGAGCAGCCCTTCAGGGTGAACGTGCCGGTCACCGGGCCGGTGTACATGACCTGGATCTCGTCGGGGCTGTCGTTCTTCACCGTCACGGAGATGCTGCCGCCGGTCCGTGTGGTGGGCAGCTTCTTGCCCGCCTCCGGGACCTCCTGCGCGATCTCGGCGGCGATCGCTATCTTCTTGGCGCGCGACGCGTTCTTGTGGTTCTTGTTGGCGTCGACGAAGTCGTTCATCGACGTCACCGCCTCGGCGAAGTCGCCGTCCTTGTACTGGTCGACGCCGCAGGTGTAGACACCGGCGGAGGCGGACTTCTCGGCCTTTCCGGCGGCGGCGGCGAGCCCGTCGGCCACCCCTGCCTTCTCCCCCGGCAACGCCTTGACCTGGGAGCCGAGCGTCTCCAGCCGGTCCACGGCGGCGCACGGGTCGTCGCCGCCGACGGCCTTGACCGCCTTGTCGACGGCCCGCTCGACGTCGGGTTGGACCTTCGCCGCCTGATCGGAGTCGGGGAAGGTGGTGAGAAGGTCGCTGAACTGGTCCTGCCAGCCGGCGGTGTCGGCCGCCAGGCTCTCGGAGGCGCACTCGTACAGCGAGGTGGCGAGCCGGTC encodes the following:
- a CDS encoding SRPBCC family protein codes for the protein MTSRSVVVERRVAASQGRVWEAVTDLGGMDRMLSGVMRVEVLTDGGFGVGTRWRETRRMFGTDATEEMWVTVSEPPERYVVEAESHGSRYVSEWVLRADGPGATTIVTTFSARPTGTVAGLLARIMGPLGARAVRKAIAKDLDDVAGWVEGRRG